The window GCCGCGGCGCTGATTGTATCCACGCCCGTGTTCCTGTTTCACGTATGGCGGTTCGTCGAGCCGGGGCTGAAGCGGCACGAAAAAAGGATCATCCTGTCCACAGTGCCGTGGGCGATGTTCCTTTTCGTCGCCGGCGGCGTGTTCACATACTTCGCGGTTGCGCCGGCCGGGCTTAAAATCCTTTTGGGATGGGGCGCCGACAGGTACGATCCCGTGCTGTCCGTCGGACGGTACACCAGCTTTCTAATCGGATTGTTGCTCGCCGGAGCGCTGCTTTTCGAGCTGCCCGTCGTGCTTGTCGGACTTGCCAAACTCGGCTTCGTCACAAGAGCCAGCCTGATAAAGCATTCGCGCACCGCGGTTGTCCTGATTCTGATTCTGGCAGCCGTGCTTACGCCTTCCCCCGACGCGTTCACGATGCTCGTCCTGTCCGGGCCGATTATTCTTTTATACTTCCTAAGCGTGCTTTTCGTGGGCTTTGTGAAACCCGCCGGGGAATGATTCGGGTTGCTGGAACAAGAGCACTTTTGTCACGTCATATAGTTTGCGCGATGTTATCGGCGTCGCGCGGGTAGTAATCTAGGCGGAACGCCGATTTAACGGCATTCCGCGGACCGAAAGGACCGCGGACGCGGATTCGGCGGCTTCGCGGGGAGCAAGGAATGCGCAAAGTACCAATTGTTGCTTTGTTTTTGATGGTTTTTGCCTTCGCCGCGCCGGGTTGGGCGGCGTCCACAGGCGAAATCACGCTCACGCTCGACTTTTCGGGTCTGTCGTCGCATATGACCAAGCTTTTCGGGATGATGGGAGCGGCGCCGCCGCCGGAAGCGGATTCCGGCCGGCCCATCGCGGTCACGTTCAACGGCCATATCTTCATCCAAGGCGACAACCTGCGCATAGCGTTGGCCGATCCGACGGGCGCGTCCGCGGGCGCGGTTCCGGCGATCGAGATAATGGTCAACAAAAGCGACAACAAGCTGTACTTTTACTATCCCGACACGCTAAATGGGGTCGCCGTCGACCTAGGCCAGGCGGAGAGCTCCGGGCTGGCGGAAAGCGGCGCGCTTACCGGCAACCGCAATTACCGCGACCTGCTTGGAAACGTGAACGCCAAGTCCGTGGGCAAAGAAACCATCCTCGGCCACGAATCCACCGGATACGCGTTCAAAATCGCGCGGGAAGGCGGCCGGACGGTAATGGTGGATATGTGGGTGGCGGACGATCTGGGATTCCCGATCGCGGTCCGCACGCGGTCGGATATGTTCAACATGACCTGGGAAGTGAAAAACCTGAAAACGACGCCCGACAAAGGCGTCGGATTTTTCCGCCCGCCCCAGGATGCCGCGTTAAGGCAGGATTCCGCAGCGTCCATTTTGGGGATGGCGGGCATGTGACGGAAACGGGGGCGGGGGTTGGAGGAATTGAACGACAGAAATTCCGGCGAAGTGCGGGACAAGGACGAAGCCGTCCTTGAGAACGCTCTGCTTCAGTACCTGAATTACATCAGCTCGATCAACCTCCTCACAAAAGACGAGGAATACCGTTATCTGAACATCTATCACAGTCCGGACAGCACCGAAGAGGAAAAGCTGGCCGCGCGCGAAGCGCTGATAAACGCGAACTTGAGGCTGGTCGTAAGCATCGCCAAGCGCTACCGGATGCTCAACGTGCCGATGACGGATTTGATAGGCGAAGGCAATCTGGGGCTTATCCGCGCCATCGAAAAATTCGACACTAGCACCGGCTTCAAGTTTTCCACCTATGCCACTTGGTGGATCAAGCAGCGCATACTGCGTTACATAACAAAGAATCAAAGCCAAATACGCGTACCGGAACATGTGCTGGACATAATGCGCAAGCTGAACCGTGCGACGTACGACTTTCGCGCAAAGTATCAGAGGGAACCTACCACCGCCGAGCTTTCCGCTGCGTCCGGTTTTTCGCCCGAAGACATAGAGAAATACACGAACCTCGTTCCGTACGTTCAAAGTCTCGACTCCGGATTCGAGTACAGCGACGGCGGCCAGGGCGACGACCAGCGCGACCTTAAGGAGCGCGTCTCTTCCGGAGAAGACCTGTTCTCGGATGCGATGACCGCGCTTGAAGTGAAGGCGCTGCTCGACCGGCTTGAGCCGAAGGAGCGCCACGTCGTGATGCGCCGGTACGGACTGGAGCCGAGCGGCGAAAAGAGCCACGGGCCGGTTTTCACGCTGGAGCAGATCGGCGGGGAGCTGCATATGAGCAGGGAGCGCATCCGCCAGATCGAAGCCAAAGCGATACGCAAACTCAAGCAATACGCGAGGCAGATAAAGCGGTATTGATTGCGGCGGATTGTGGGATAATGCAGCGGCTGTTGTTTTTCGCGCCCGGCGCGCAAAGGGAGTAAACGTGACTTCAACCGCCGCGAGGCGACATTTCGTGGACGTGATCGCGATCGGCTTCGGCGCGACCGCGGCAATGTGGGCGGCCGGATATCTCTGCAGGCTGCCGGCCGTGATGGCGCCTGCGTGGTTGCTTTTCGCGATTTTCGTTGTATGCATCTTCGCGGGCGGCTATGCCGCGGGCGCGTGCGCGGGGCGCGGGATTTGGGGAGGCGCGGCATGCGGCGCGGTGACAGCTCTCTTCAACCTGCTCATAATCGGCAGCCTGATTTCCGATGCCGATACGTCCGGTCTCGCGCCCTCCGCGCTAATCTGGATTCCCGGCTCGATCTTGGCGGGGGCGGCAATCGCGGCCATCGGTGCGACGGCCGCATCCCGCAAGGCGCGCACGGCGGCGCAACGCGACGCGCGAAGCTGGACCGGCGCGTTCGCGAAAGCTCTTGCGGGAGCGACGTTTTTGCTGATCACGATGGGCGGCGCGGTCACCTCCGCGGACGCGGGTCTGGCCGTCCCCGACTGGCCCAGTTCGTTCGCGTACAACATGTTCCTCTTCCCGCTGTCGCGAATGACAGGCGGGATTTATTTCGAGCATGCGCACCGGCTTGCAGGCATGCTTGTGGGGCTCGGCTCGATTGTGCTTTTCGCTTTAGTTTTGATTTACGAGCGGCGCGTCTGGATTAAATGGCTTTCGCTCGCGACGTTTCTGCTCATTTCGGCGCAAGGTTTGTTGGGCGGGCTGCGCGTAATCGAAGGTATGGAACCCGGAGCGGCGGCCAAGTCCGCCGCGGAGCGCGCCGACGTCTGGATGGCGCTGGGACATGGAATCCTGGGCCAGCTTATCTTTGGACTTGTCGTGGCGCTTGCGGTTTTCCTTTCGGATGCGTGGCTGAACCAAGGCCTGAAAACAGCGGCGCGTTCCGCGCGCGCGGATCGCGCGATCACCGGCTGGCTCATTCCGCTGGTAATTCTTCAAATCGCGTTCGGCGCCGTATTACGCCATGTCGCGGGCGGTCTGCACATTCATATCACTGTTGCCGTGATCGTCGCCGTCGTCGCGGTCATGGCAGGCGTCCGCGCATGGGGGATATACAAGGATTCGCCGATCCTGCAAAAATCCGGCCTGGCGCTTGCGCACACGCTCGGATTGCAGCTTCTGCTTGGAATCGCGGCGCTGATTTTCACCGCGGACATCCCCGGCAGCGCGTTCATCGACGGCGGCAGAATTATCGTGCCGACAATCCACCAGGCGGTCGGCGCGCTCCTTTTGGCGCTTTCGGTGAACCTCGCGCTTTGGACGCGCAGGCTTCTTGCCGATCCGTCATAACACAAACCTGGCCCGCGCCAAACGAAAACTTAATACGTCCTGCACAAAATGGAAATCCCATCTCCGTTTTGAAAGAGGGCATACGAATGGCCAAAAAACAAATCCTTGTCGTGGACGACGAGGAAGACATTCTCGAGCTGGTGCGATACAATCTCGTCAAAGAGGGATACGCGGTGCAATGCCTAAAATCCGCGGAAAGCGCGCTGTCATACGCGCGCGCCAATCATCCCGACCTGATTTTGCTCGACATAATGCTGCCCGGAATGAACGGCCTGGACGCATGCCGGGCGCTGAAAAGCGATCCCTCAACAGCGAAAATACCGGTGATAATGCTCTCCGCCAAGGGCGAGGAGGCCGACATCGTGGCCGGACTTGAACTCGGCGCGGAGGATTACATCACGAAACCGTTTTCGCCGCGCGTGCTTGTCGCGCGGCTGCGCGCGGCGTTCAGGCGGCGCCTGATGGAGGCCGAAGGAGCGGACAAAGTGATTAAAATCCACGGATTGGTCATTCATCCGGGCCGCCGCGAGGTCGCCGCCGGCGACCGGAAATTCGACCTCACCTTCAGCGAGTTCGGCATCCTGCACTTCCTCGCCTCCCGTCCCGGCTGGGTGTTCACGCGCTACCAGATAACCGACGCTGTGCGCGGCGACGAGTACGCGGTCACCGACCGCTCGGTTGACGTGCACATCGCAGGATTGCGAAAGAAACTCGGCGAATACGGAAACCTCATCGAAACCGTGCGCGGCGTAGGATACCGCTTCAAGGAATGACCGTGCGAAAAAAGAAGCGCCTTCTGCGGCATCTTGTCACCTTTTATTTTGTCGTGATCGCCGCGTCGGTCGCCGCGCTGTCGCTGTCCTACTCCGGAACTTACCGCAAGGCCTATCTAAGCAGCCTTTCGTCTTTCCTGGAGGAGCGGGCGCGGTTCGTCGAGGCCGAAATAGAGGGCGAGGGCGGCTTCTGGGACGAGCCGTCGCACGTAGACGCTTTGTGCAAGCGGCTGGGCGAGCTTACGGTTTCGCGGATAACGGTGATTGACAAGAACGGAAAGGTGATGGGCGATTCCGACGCGGATCCCGAAACGATGGACAATCACTCGCTTCGGCCGGAGGTGTCGGCCGCGCTTGCTGGCGGCACAGGTAGCTCGGAACGGTTTTCGCGAACCATCGCCGAGGAAATGCTGTACGTCGCGATTCCGCACGAAGAACGCGGCGAAGTGCGGGCGGTCGTGCGCGTCGGGATGCCCGTGACCGCGATTACCCGGACTCTTGGCGCTTTGAACCGCAACTTGCTTGCAGCCGGCGCGATTGTGGCGCTGCTTGCCGCTGCGGCAGGGCTTGTATTCTCGCGCCGCACGGCCGCAATCATTCAGGAAATGCGGGACGGCGCGGCGCGAATCGCGGAAGGCGACCTTACGCACCGCGTCGCCGTGCCGGACGTGCTGGAACTCGCATCCCTGGCGGACGCGGTCAACAGTTTGGCGGAAGAGCTTGGCGCGAGGCTTGCAAAGGTTTCGGAGCAAAAAGCGGAGCTCGAAGCGGTGATGTCGGGGATGAGCGAAGGGGTAATCGCGGTGGACGGGTCGGAAAAGATCATCCGCATAAACGCGGCCGCTGCCGGACTTGCCGGAATCGATCCTGCATCCGCAGCCGGAAAATCCGTCCCGGAAGCGATCAGAATAACCGCGATCCAGAAATTCATTTCGCGCGCGCTGGGCGCGCGAACCGCGATCGAGGAAGAGTTTACGCTGTACGATGGGCGGGAAAGGCATTTCAGCGCGCACGGCTCGCCGCTTCACTTAGCGGGCGGCGCGCATTCCGGAGCAGTGGTTGTGCTCACCGAAATCACGCGGCTTAAAGAGATGGAGAAAGTTCGCAAGGATTTCGTCGCGAACGTTTCGCATGAGCTCGGGACGCCAATAACGGCGATAAAAGGATTCATCGAGACGCTGCGGGAAGGCGCGATCGAAGATCCCGAGGCCGCGTCGCGATTCCTGAAAATAATGGAAAGGCAGGCGGAGAGACTGCATTTGATATCCGACGACCTGCTGAAGCTCGCACGCATCGAGCAGCAGGCCGACGAAGGGCGGATTGCACTTTCCAAAATTAAGATTCGCGATATTCTGGAAGACGCCAAAGATTCCTGTGCCGCGCTGTCGTCGGAAAAGGGCATACCCATTGTCATCAAGTCCGACGAAGAAATCGAAATCGAAGCGAACGCGCCGATGCTTGTTCAGGCGGTTGTGAACTTGATCGACAACGCGCTCAAATACTCGGGCGCGTCCGAGCCTATCGTCGTATCCGCAACACGCATCCGCGATTGGATCGAGTTGTCGGTTGCCGATAAGGGCTCGGGAATATCGAAGGAACACCTGCCGAGGCTGTTCGAGCGATTTTACCGGGTAGACCGCGCCCGCAGCAGGGAATCGGGCGGAACCGGTCTGGGGCTGGCGATTGTCAAGCATGTCGCGCTTGCCCACGACGGAATTGCGGAGGTTGAAAGCGAGCTTGGAAAGGGAAGCAAATTCACGATAAAGCTGCCCGCAAGCCGAACGAAAAATTAATCTATGCGATACGCCGTCTTAATTTGTTCTTAACACAGCGCTTGTTTCATGCGGCCGGCGCGAGCGGCATCGGATCGCGGCGCCGGAGGAAATCAGATGAAGGAATTCAGGCATTTCATTTCGCCTGCCGTTTTAATGTTTGGGCTGTTTGTTTCGGTTTTATCGGGCTGTCCGAGTTCGTCGGGCGGCGGCGACGAATCGGCGGATATGAAATCCGGCGGCTCGCAACCGGCCGCTACGGGAAGTTCGGAGACGCTCGATATTTCGGGTAAGGTCACGGCCGACGGCTCAAGCACCGTATATCCCATAACCGAGGCGGTCGCCGAGGAGTTCCGCTCGAAGGCGCCAAATGTGCAGGTGACGGTCGGAATCAGCGGCACGGGCGGAGGATTCAAGAGATTCTGCGCGGGCGAAACCGACCTGCAGAACGCTTCCCGCCCGATCAAACCGGAGGAGGACGCCAAGGCCAAGGAAGCAGGCGTCGAGTATATCGAGCTGCCGGTCGCGTACGACGGATTGTCCGTCATCGTCAATCCCAAGAACGACTTCGTAGACCACCTGACCGTGGATGAGCTGAAAGCAATTTGGGGGCCGGGCAGCACAATCAAGAACTGGAAAGAAGTCCGCAAGGGATTCCCCGATTCGCCCCTGCATCTGTTCGGCCCCGGTACCGACAGCGGCACCTTCGACTATTTCACCGAAGTGATCAACGGCAAGGCCAAGGAAAGCCGCCCGGACTACACGGCGAGCGAGGACGACAACGTGCTTGTTCAGGGGGTCGCGGGCGACGTGGGCGCGCTTGGATATTTCGGATTCGCGTACTACGAGGAAAACGCGGACAAGCTGAAGCTGGTTCCGGTGGACGGCGGCTCCGGGCCGGTCACACCTTCAAAGGAAACCGTGATGGACGGCACTTACAAGCCGTTATCCAGGCCGTTGTTCGTTTACGTAAACGTCGCGAGCCTGGACAAGCCGGAAGTCAAGGAGTTTGTCCAATTCTACCTGACGAACGCGAAGGAGCTGGTTTCGGACGTGGGATACATCCCGCTGCCCGACGCGATTTACGCGGCGGCCGCGCAGCGGCTTGCTTCCAGAACAACCGGCACCGTATACACGCAAGGCGAAGGCGGAGGCAAGTCACTCGCCGAGCTTTACGGAGTGGCGGGCCAAAACAAATCGTAGGGGAGCGGTTTGCCCGCTCGCGCGCATAAAGATGGGCGGGGGCAAACCCCGCCAGTACATTTAATTTCAACCTTGCGCCAACGAAGGAAATGAAATTGGACAAGTCCGTCGCGGCATCGCTTTCGAAACGGGGACATGCGAGACTAAAGGAATGGTTGATCCAGGCCGTCCTGTTCCTGTGCGCGCTTTTGTCCGTAGCGACAACCGCCGGAATAATCCTCGTGATGGCGGACGAGACATTCCAATTTTTCCGCGAAGTGCGGATTGCCGAGTTCCTGTTCGGCACAGAGTGGCATCCGCTGTTCGCCCCCGCCAAGTTCGGCGTGCTGCCACTGGTCAACGGCACATTGCTTGTCGGCGTCGGCGCGGGGATATTCGCGATGCCCATCGGGCTGTTCACCGCGATTTACCTGTCGGAATACGCGACATCAAAGATTAGAAGCTGGCTCAAGCCGGTGCTCGAAATCCTCGCGGGCGTACCGACCGTCGTGTACGGATACTTCGCGCTCACTTGGGTAACGCCCGCGCTGCAAAAAATAATCCCCTCGACCGAAGTTTTCAACGCGGCGAGCGCCGCGATCGTAGTCGGGATAATGATCCTGCCCACCGTCGCTTCGCTTTGCGACGACGCGTTCCACGCGGTGCCGCGTTCGCTTCGCGAGGCCGGTTACGGCCTGGGCGCGACCAAATTCGAAGTTTCTCTCGGAATAGTCCTTCCCGCGGGGCTTTCGGGCGTGCTCGCGAGCTTCGTCCTCGCGTTCTCGCGCGCGATTGGCGAGACGATGGCGGTCGTAATGGCCGCGGGCGCGACGCCGAAGATGACGCTCAATCCGTTCGAGTCCATCCAGACGATGACCGCGTACATCGTGCAAATCAGTCTGGGCGACACGCCCGCGGGCACCATCGAATACAAAACGCTGTTCGCGGTCGGAATGCTTTTGTTTCTGATGACGCTCGCCATGAACCTGGTCGCGAACTGGATATTCCGCAGGTTCCGGGAGGTGTACGACTAGATGCTGCGCGACAACATCGCCAGGCGGCGGATGATCGGCGCGATTTTGCACGGGCTGTTCCTGGCCTGTACGCTGGCGGGCGTGATTTTTCTCGTGATTTTGCTGTGGCAGGCGACCGCGCCGGGATGGAGCCACCTGAACTGGGATTTCCTGAACAACTTCCCTTCGCGCAGGCCGTCGCAGGCCGGAATCAAAGCCGCGCTCGCGGGCTCGCTTTACATGATCGCGATCACGATTTTGCTTTCGGTTCCCATCGGAGTCGCAGCCGCTATTTATCTCGAGGAATACCAGAAGAAGGGCTTCGTCAACACGCTGATAGAAATAAACATCGCAAATCTGGCGGGCGTGCCGTCCATTATATACGGACTGCTGGGGCTCGGACTTTTCGTTCGCTGGATGGCGCTCGACCGCAGCGTGATTTCCGGCGCGCTGACCATGACCATCCTCGTGCTTCCCGTGATCATCATCGCGGCGCGCGAGGCGCTGCGCGCGGTGCCGGATTCGCTGCGCCAGGCCGCGTTCGCGCTGGGCGCGACGCGATGGCAGACCGTGCAGCACCACGTGCTTCCCGCGGCGCTTCCCGGCATACTGACCGGCGTGATTCTTTCCATATCGCGCGCTCTGGGCGAAACCGCGCCGCTGATCACGATAGGCGCGCTGACTTACGTCGCGTTCGTTCCGACGAAGCTCACGGACGGGTTCACCGTCCTCCCGATACAAATATTCAACTGGGCGTCGCGCCCGCAGAAGGAATTCCTGGAGGTCGCGTCCGCGGGTATCATCGTCCTTCTTGCGGTGCTGCTGTTGCTCAACTCGGTGGCGATACTCATCCGCCACAAGTTCGAAGGCGGCAAAAAATGGTAAATGAGGCGACCAACGCAAACGGAAACGGCGCGGGCGAGAACGGCGCGGCCGTGCTGTCCACGCAGAATTTGTGGATCAGGTACGGCCAGAGCGCCGCGGTCAAGAACGTGACGCTTTCCATCCCGAAGCATTCGATCACCGCGATAATCGGCCCGTCCGGCTGCGGCAAAAGCACGCTTTTACGCGCGTTCAACCGGATGAACGACTTCATCCACGGCGTCTCGATGGAAGGCCGGGTCGAGTTCCTGGGCACGAACATATACGACAAAGCTGTTGATCCCGTCGAGGTGCGCCGCCGCATCGGAATGGTTTT is drawn from bacterium and contains these coding sequences:
- the tatC gene encoding twin-arginine translocase subunit TatC, which produces MDSPEIEKTGGETGCWQEMKPHLVELRNRILATIAFFALAFAAGFYYAEFIFDLLVYPLPEGLRLNYFGVAEAFFTDVKLAAAAALIVSTPVFLFHVWRFVEPGLKRHEKRIILSTVPWAMFLFVAGGVFTYFAVAPAGLKILLGWGADRYDPVLSVGRYTSFLIGLLLAGALLFELPVVLVGLAKLGFVTRASLIKHSRTAVVLILILAAVLTPSPDAFTMLVLSGPIILLYFLSVLFVGFVKPAGE
- a CDS encoding sigma-70 family RNA polymerase sigma factor, whose translation is MNDRNSGEVRDKDEAVLENALLQYLNYISSINLLTKDEEYRYLNIYHSPDSTEEEKLAAREALINANLRLVVSIAKRYRMLNVPMTDLIGEGNLGLIRAIEKFDTSTGFKFSTYATWWIKQRILRYITKNQSQIRVPEHVLDIMRKLNRATYDFRAKYQREPTTAELSAASGFSPEDIEKYTNLVPYVQSLDSGFEYSDGGQGDDQRDLKERVSSGEDLFSDAMTALEVKALLDRLEPKERHVVMRRYGLEPSGEKSHGPVFTLEQIGGELHMSRERIRQIEAKAIRKLKQYARQIKRY
- a CDS encoding COX15/CtaA family protein → MTSTAARRHFVDVIAIGFGATAAMWAAGYLCRLPAVMAPAWLLFAIFVVCIFAGGYAAGACAGRGIWGGAACGAVTALFNLLIIGSLISDADTSGLAPSALIWIPGSILAGAAIAAIGATAASRKARTAAQRDARSWTGAFAKALAGATFLLITMGGAVTSADAGLAVPDWPSSFAYNMFLFPLSRMTGGIYFEHAHRLAGMLVGLGSIVLFALVLIYERRVWIKWLSLATFLLISAQGLLGGLRVIEGMEPGAAAKSAAERADVWMALGHGILGQLIFGLVVALAVFLSDAWLNQGLKTAARSARADRAITGWLIPLVILQIAFGAVLRHVAGGLHIHITVAVIVAVVAVMAGVRAWGIYKDSPILQKSGLALAHTLGLQLLLGIAALIFTADIPGSAFIDGGRIIVPTIHQAVGALLLALSVNLALWTRRLLADPS
- a CDS encoding response regulator, which gives rise to MAKKQILVVDDEEDILELVRYNLVKEGYAVQCLKSAESALSYARANHPDLILLDIMLPGMNGLDACRALKSDPSTAKIPVIMLSAKGEEADIVAGLELGAEDYITKPFSPRVLVARLRAAFRRRLMEAEGADKVIKIHGLVIHPGRREVAAGDRKFDLTFSEFGILHFLASRPGWVFTRYQITDAVRGDEYAVTDRSVDVHIAGLRKKLGEYGNLIETVRGVGYRFKE
- a CDS encoding PAS domain-containing protein, with the translated sequence MTVRKKKRLLRHLVTFYFVVIAASVAALSLSYSGTYRKAYLSSLSSFLEERARFVEAEIEGEGGFWDEPSHVDALCKRLGELTVSRITVIDKNGKVMGDSDADPETMDNHSLRPEVSAALAGGTGSSERFSRTIAEEMLYVAIPHEERGEVRAVVRVGMPVTAITRTLGALNRNLLAAGAIVALLAAAAGLVFSRRTAAIIQEMRDGAARIAEGDLTHRVAVPDVLELASLADAVNSLAEELGARLAKVSEQKAELEAVMSGMSEGVIAVDGSEKIIRINAAAAGLAGIDPASAAGKSVPEAIRITAIQKFISRALGARTAIEEEFTLYDGRERHFSAHGSPLHLAGGAHSGAVVVLTEITRLKEMEKVRKDFVANVSHELGTPITAIKGFIETLREGAIEDPEAASRFLKIMERQAERLHLISDDLLKLARIEQQADEGRIALSKIKIRDILEDAKDSCAALSSEKGIPIVIKSDEEIEIEANAPMLVQAVVNLIDNALKYSGASEPIVVSATRIRDWIELSVADKGSGISKEHLPRLFERFYRVDRARSRESGGTGLGLAIVKHVALAHDGIAEVESELGKGSKFTIKLPASRTKN
- a CDS encoding PstS family phosphate ABC transporter substrate-binding protein, with the protein product MKSGGSQPAATGSSETLDISGKVTADGSSTVYPITEAVAEEFRSKAPNVQVTVGISGTGGGFKRFCAGETDLQNASRPIKPEEDAKAKEAGVEYIELPVAYDGLSVIVNPKNDFVDHLTVDELKAIWGPGSTIKNWKEVRKGFPDSPLHLFGPGTDSGTFDYFTEVINGKAKESRPDYTASEDDNVLVQGVAGDVGALGYFGFAYYEENADKLKLVPVDGGSGPVTPSKETVMDGTYKPLSRPLFVYVNVASLDKPEVKEFVQFYLTNAKELVSDVGYIPLPDAIYAAAAQRLASRTTGTVYTQGEGGGKSLAELYGVAGQNKS
- the pstC gene encoding phosphate ABC transporter permease subunit PstC, whose amino-acid sequence is MKLDKSVAASLSKRGHARLKEWLIQAVLFLCALLSVATTAGIILVMADETFQFFREVRIAEFLFGTEWHPLFAPAKFGVLPLVNGTLLVGVGAGIFAMPIGLFTAIYLSEYATSKIRSWLKPVLEILAGVPTVVYGYFALTWVTPALQKIIPSTEVFNAASAAIVVGIMILPTVASLCDDAFHAVPRSLREAGYGLGATKFEVSLGIVLPAGLSGVLASFVLAFSRAIGETMAVVMAAGATPKMTLNPFESIQTMTAYIVQISLGDTPAGTIEYKTLFAVGMLLFLMTLAMNLVANWIFRRFREVYD
- the pstA gene encoding phosphate ABC transporter permease PstA; protein product: MLRDNIARRRMIGAILHGLFLACTLAGVIFLVILLWQATAPGWSHLNWDFLNNFPSRRPSQAGIKAALAGSLYMIAITILLSVPIGVAAAIYLEEYQKKGFVNTLIEINIANLAGVPSIIYGLLGLGLFVRWMALDRSVISGALTMTILVLPVIIIAAREALRAVPDSLRQAAFALGATRWQTVQHHVLPAALPGILTGVILSISRALGETAPLITIGALTYVAFVPTKLTDGFTVLPIQIFNWASRPQKEFLEVASAGIIVLLAVLLLLNSVAILIRHKFEGGKKW